The genomic DNA AATTCATCAGCATTGTTATCAACATCAGGCTCTCTGACATCTTTAGGTTTAGGAGTTAGTATTGCACAAACAATAAGTGCACTTAGTAATAAATCTAACGTAATATCCCAAAATATTTCAAAAACATTAAAATCGTATACTCATACCATTTCAATTGAAATTATGAATACTAATGATGAACTCATTTGGCAAGGTGAATCAACTTGGGATTCACCAAATATTAATCTTCAATCTGACATTAAACCATCAATTCAGCTAATTGTAAGTAATCTTCCAGAAAATAAAGAAAATTTACCAATTGTTCTAAAAGTAAAAAAAGAAAAAGAGGAAAATTATTACAATCTAGTATGTAAAGATAAATGGTTTTCTTGTCCTGCTCTTCCATATAAAATAAAATTTGGTTGGAGGACTTCAGCAAACAGTTCACAAAGTATCGATTACAATATTCCTAATTGTATAAATGATCCAATTGCCTTGGCAGCATATGTTGATTTAATTCAAACTGCAGAATTTGCACTTCCTTCAGGATTGAAAGATTATTCCAATCCATTAAATAATTCATTATGGAGTAAAGTACAACTTGGTGGTATTTACAAATTTTCTACAGGAAAAGAAATAAAAATATTGATTAAATTAAAAGGTGAGAAAAGTGGTTATGTTGTGGATAAAAGCTGGATTGCATCAAATGATGAGTTTTTACAATTTGAAAAGAATCTAAAAGAATGGCGAGATTCTTTAACTGATTATTATGATATTTTCGAAGAATAAACGTGAATCAAAAAGTAATTTCCTATAACAAAAGTGCCTGCGGTTCAGTCTCGTGATTTGTTTCGTCTGAATCGTTCCGATTCAAACTTTGGTCGGTTTGTTCGGTCGTGATCGTTCCGATCCCGCCGCACACGCGAAACATTATTCACCAATATTTGAATTTTTAGTGTTCACAAAATCCTGTTTGGGAATTATAAATAAAAAAGGAGTAATAGTTTGAGTCCAACAATTTACAGAGAAAATGGTTTAAGATATTTTTTCTTCTCAAGAGAAGAGGAACGAAAACATATACACATTATGTCCAGTGATGGAGAAGCGAAATTTTGGTTAGAGCCAACAATAGAATTGGCAGTTAATCACTCTTTTTCAGCAAAGCAGTTGAAACATATTAAAAAAGTTATTGAGGAGCATTATAATGAATTCATTAATGAATGGAATGCGCATTTCATCTATTGAAATTACAAATATCTCATCACACGGATTTTGGATTTTTGCCCATAATCAAGAGTTTTTTTTATCATATGAATCATTTCCCTGGTTTAAAGATAAGACAATAAGAAACATTTCTAATGTTATAGAAGAATCACCAAGACATTTATATTGGCCTGATCTTGATATAGATTTAAGTTATGATTCCATTATTAATCCTAACAAATATCCTT from Candidatus Cloacimonadota bacterium includes the following:
- a CDS encoding DUF4160 domain-containing protein, with the translated sequence MSPTIYRENGLRYFFFSREEERKHIHIMSSDGEAKFWLEPTIELAVNHSFSAKQLKHIKKVIEEHYNEFINEWNAHFIY
- a CDS encoding DUF2442 domain-containing protein — protein: MNSLMNGMRISSIEITNISSHGFWIFAHNQEFFLSYESFPWFKDKTIRNISNVIEESPRHLYWPDLDIDLSYDSIINPNKYPLIYKNASI